In a single window of the Mucilaginibacter defluvii genome:
- a CDS encoding SDR family oxidoreductase, with protein sequence MNQDPREKYEKPPYPEQEQQVPGTTAAMNPAPDHGETSYKGSGKLTGRKAIITGGDSGIGRAVAIAYAREGADVLISYLNEEEDARETAKYIEEAGRKAVLIPGDICDEEHCKHIIDTAIAEFGQLDILVNNAAFQMARESLQDVSSEEWDKTFRTNIYPMFYLCKYAEPHLKPGSTIINTTSVNAYKPKPTLIAYAATKGAIQNLSANLAQLWGEKGIRVNCVAPGPIWTPLIPSTFPGEDVSKFGENVPLKRAGQPAELADTYVLLASEGSSYITGATIQVTGGTPTI encoded by the coding sequence ATGAATCAGGACCCAAGAGAGAAATACGAAAAACCCCCATATCCCGAGCAGGAGCAGCAGGTACCCGGAACAACCGCGGCTATGAACCCGGCACCGGATCATGGCGAAACATCGTACAAAGGATCAGGTAAATTAACCGGACGTAAGGCAATAATTACGGGTGGCGATTCAGGCATTGGCCGTGCGGTGGCTATTGCTTATGCCCGCGAGGGGGCTGACGTGCTGATATCTTACCTTAACGAAGAAGAAGATGCCCGCGAAACGGCTAAGTATATAGAAGAAGCCGGTCGGAAAGCGGTTTTGATACCAGGCGATATTTGTGACGAGGAGCATTGCAAGCATATCATCGATACAGCGATTGCTGAATTTGGTCAGCTGGATATTCTGGTGAACAACGCCGCTTTTCAGATGGCGCGCGAATCATTACAAGATGTGAGTAGCGAAGAATGGGACAAGACCTTTAGAACGAATATATACCCGATGTTCTACCTGTGTAAATATGCCGAACCGCATTTAAAACCCGGTAGTACGATAATTAATACTACATCGGTAAACGCGTACAAACCAAAGCCAACGCTTATTGCTTACGCGGCAACCAAGGGTGCCATTCAAAACCTTTCGGCTAACCTGGCGCAGCTTTGGGGCGAAAAGGGTATCAGGGTGAATTGTGTTGCTCCCGGCCCGATCTGGACGCCGCTAATCCCGTCCACATTCCCGGGTGAAGATGTGAGTAAATTCGGCGAAAATGTACCGCTAAAAAGAGCGGGGCAGCCTGCTGAATTGGCCGATACTTATGTATTGCTGGCATCAGAAGGATCAAGTTACATAACCGGCGCTACCATACAGGTAACCGGCGGTACACCAACTATATAA
- a CDS encoding zinc-dependent alcohol dehydrogenase, translating to MLAMNYRGPYRVRTEQRPMPEILHPEDAIVRVTRTCICGSDLHLYHGMVPDTRVGSTFGHEFTGIVEEVGPMVQNLKVGDHVLVPFNIACGKCNFCKQGLYGNCHESNPMATAVGGIFGYSHTAGGFDGGQAEYVRVPYADVGPTVIPPDMDPDDAVLLTDVVPTGYQAAEMGGIKEGDTVVIFGAGPIGIMAARCAWFFGPSRVIVIDHVDYRLEFAKNYAKCEVYNFKSLEDPVLFLKKTTDWYGADVCIDCVGCEAEGNALQTFTGRKALLQAGAGTALQWAINSVKKGGIVSIVGVYGPPFNLIPIGNVVNKGITIRANQASVKRLLPKLIDHVQSGRLNPKGLITHRIPLEEISEAYNIFSSKLDNCIKTVLIPSTKA from the coding sequence ATGTTAGCAATGAACTATCGCGGGCCTTACCGTGTACGTACCGAACAAAGACCGATGCCGGAGATACTTCATCCCGAGGATGCTATAGTGAGGGTAACCCGCACCTGTATTTGCGGATCCGATCTGCACCTTTACCATGGCATGGTTCCTGATACAAGGGTAGGTTCAACTTTTGGCCATGAGTTTACGGGTATTGTTGAGGAAGTTGGCCCTATGGTGCAAAATTTGAAAGTGGGTGACCATGTGCTCGTGCCGTTTAACATTGCCTGTGGCAAATGCAATTTTTGTAAGCAGGGTTTATACGGTAACTGCCACGAATCAAACCCCATGGCAACTGCCGTGGGCGGGATATTCGGCTACTCACATACAGCCGGTGGGTTTGATGGTGGGCAGGCAGAATATGTTCGCGTGCCGTATGCTGACGTTGGTCCGACGGTCATCCCTCCGGACATGGACCCGGATGATGCAGTGCTGCTCACCGATGTGGTACCGACCGGCTATCAGGCTGCTGAAATGGGAGGCATAAAAGAAGGTGATACCGTAGTAATTTTTGGGGCAGGGCCTATCGGTATTATGGCCGCGCGCTGCGCCTGGTTCTTCGGTCCTTCACGGGTTATTGTTATAGATCACGTAGATTATCGATTAGAATTTGCCAAAAACTATGCGAAGTGCGAGGTATATAACTTCAAATCGCTTGAAGATCCGGTTTTATTCCTAAAGAAAACCACGGACTGGTACGGTGCCGATGTTTGTATTGACTGTGTTGGCTGTGAGGCCGAAGGTAACGCCCTGCAAACCTTTACCGGTAGAAAAGCTTTATTGCAGGCCGGTGCTGGTACCGCGCTGCAATGGGCAATAAACTCGGTTAAAAAGGGAGGGATTGTATCAATTGTAGGTGTGTATGGTCCGCCGTTTAACCTTATACCTATAGGCAATGTGGTCAACAAAGGCATTACCATCCGTGCTAATCAAGCTTCAGTAAAACGCTTGTTGCCAAAATTGATCGATCATGTGCAATCGGGCAGGTTAAATCCTAAGGGATTGATCACACACCGCATTCCGCTCGAAGAAATATCAGAAGCCTACAATATCTTCTCGTCCAAACTGGATAACTGTATTAAAACAGTACTTATACCATCCACCAAAGCTTAA
- a CDS encoding c-type cytochrome has protein sequence MNNIIKYIKVGLLSLLLPGTCLAQAESPKEDDYFKIMRVPAPEGNILEVGGLCVMPNGNLAVSTRRGDIFIVENPSSQRPFFRKFASGLHEVLGVAYKNGSLYCVQRGELTKMTDTDMDGVADDFKTIYAWPLSGNYHEYSFGPKLAADGSFFVTLNLGFPPTWWIPKSMVPWRGWALHIYEDGRVEPWAAGMRSPCGISMIDDELFYTDNQGDWVGSGSIMPVKKGSFMGHPASLVWSGLPGSPVHITSEQFFAKNKLREEFDENGNPVKPQNIVNEKFNTEFGIKKDFPQLQLPAVWLPHGILGISNSEIVKIPEGVFGPFQGQLLVGDQGQSMVSRVFMEKVNGEYQGVAWPFRSGFQSGVVRLAWGKDGSLYAGETNRGWGSAGEATEGLQRLVWNNKVPFEMRAIRAMPDGFEIEFTKPVDQKTANDIASYAVESYIYKYHSVYGSPPVNEQKCPILGVKVSADGLKARLIVSKLRQYYIHTITVDGVRDAENSYSLVHPTGYYTLNNIPGGPKLNMAGVSTKNTAAKPVVSPKKVNKANAVKTVKSAKAPTYAEVKTLLTKNTCLACHNANTRQVGPAYVDVAKRKYSVEEIMELIREPKPEHWPDYSTPMPPMPQVPKAEARKIAQWIKSLEK, from the coding sequence ATGAACAATATCATTAAATATATAAAGGTTGGTTTGTTGAGCCTGTTGCTTCCGGGTACATGTTTAGCACAAGCCGAATCACCAAAAGAAGACGATTATTTCAAGATTATGCGTGTGCCCGCTCCCGAAGGTAACATATTGGAAGTGGGTGGCTTGTGCGTTATGCCTAACGGAAATCTTGCGGTATCAACCCGTCGTGGCGATATCTTTATTGTAGAGAATCCTTCGAGTCAGCGGCCATTTTTCCGCAAGTTTGCCTCGGGTTTACATGAGGTGTTGGGTGTGGCTTATAAAAATGGCTCATTGTATTGCGTTCAGCGTGGCGAGTTAACTAAAATGACCGACACTGATATGGATGGTGTGGCTGATGATTTTAAAACAATTTATGCCTGGCCATTATCCGGCAATTATCATGAGTATAGTTTTGGCCCTAAACTGGCGGCAGACGGATCTTTCTTTGTAACCCTTAATCTTGGTTTCCCGCCAACCTGGTGGATACCCAAGAGTATGGTGCCATGGCGTGGTTGGGCGCTGCATATTTATGAGGATGGCCGTGTGGAACCATGGGCTGCAGGTATGCGCTCACCATGCGGTATCAGCATGATCGATGATGAATTATTTTATACCGACAACCAGGGCGACTGGGTAGGGTCGGGCAGTATAATGCCGGTTAAAAAGGGCTCTTTTATGGGGCATCCGGCCAGTTTGGTTTGGTCGGGTTTGCCCGGCTCACCGGTGCACATAACCTCGGAGCAGTTTTTTGCTAAGAATAAACTGCGTGAGGAATTTGATGAAAACGGAAACCCGGTTAAGCCGCAAAATATCGTAAACGAAAAGTTTAATACGGAGTTCGGAATAAAGAAAGACTTCCCGCAATTACAATTGCCGGCAGTGTGGTTGCCCCATGGTATTTTAGGTATTTCAAATTCCGAGATCGTTAAGATTCCGGAAGGCGTATTTGGCCCATTCCAGGGCCAGTTACTGGTGGGCGATCAGGGCCAAAGTATGGTTAGCCGCGTGTTTATGGAAAAAGTAAACGGTGAGTATCAGGGCGTAGCGTGGCCATTCCGCAGTGGCTTTCAGTCGGGCGTGGTAAGGCTGGCCTGGGGCAAGGATGGATCCTTGTATGCAGGTGAAACCAACCGTGGCTGGGGTTCGGCAGGTGAAGCCACAGAGGGGCTTCAACGTTTAGTATGGAACAATAAGGTTCCGTTTGAAATGCGCGCTATTCGTGCTATGCCGGATGGTTTCGAGATAGAGTTTACCAAACCAGTTGATCAAAAAACAGCTAACGATATAGCCTCTTATGCTGTAGAAAGTTACATCTACAAATATCACAGCGTTTACGGTAGCCCGCCTGTTAATGAGCAAAAATGCCCTATACTGGGTGTTAAGGTTTCAGCCGACGGATTGAAAGCCCGGTTGATTGTAAGTAAGCTGCGCCAATATTACATCCATACCATTACCGTAGACGGAGTTCGGGATGCGGAGAACTCATATTCATTGGTGCATCCAACGGGTTATTATACACTCAATAATATTCCGGGCGGGCCAAAACTAAACATGGCGGGTGTGAGTACAAAAAACACCGCGGCAAAACCGGTAGTATCTCCTAAAAAGGTAAATAAAGCCAATGCCGTTAAAACGGTTAAATCAGCCAAAGCGCCCACTTATGCCGAAGTAAAAACATTACTCACCAAGAATACTTGTTTGGCTTGCCATAATGCTAACACACGCCAGGTGGGGCCTGCTTATGTTGACGTAGCCAAGCGCAAGTATAGCGTTGAAGAAATTATGGAGCTGATACGCGAACCTAAACCCGAGCATTGGCCGGATTATTCAACGCCTATGCCGCCTATGCCGCAAGTACCCAAGGCCGAAGCACGTAAAATTGCTCAATGGATAAAATCGCTTGAAAAGTAA
- a CDS encoding glycoside hydrolase family 76 protein — translation MKKQTLVLCLLSVIITAFVTTGCKKSEPLMSAGKAVPDGNKRIAAIPTRSEALLAMQVYNNNFYNQYGTYGPSFKAYYWKDLNHNGRMDFWTQAEAIEMFIDAYDANPSQDFKNKIHYLYNGMRDGYGTYWANNEFNDDIIWGALMCIRAYAITNDGGMLDMAKANFDLVWNRAWDTQLGGGLWWKTDKQSKNACVNAPAVICAMKIYQATGNADYKTKAKMIMDWMVGKFYISNGEVKGAVNAANVITEGTRTYTQGTFIGACDVLRNEYPSGNYVTMANNVMNYTKNSMCNPAGILPDEYDTGDTQGFKGIFARWACIYVASAGLQGTYGQWLDNNATAAWAARNSNGLMWGKWGIRTPDTGVLNSFETHNGVSMLNNVYRFH, via the coding sequence ATGAAAAAGCAAACACTTGTTTTGTGCTTACTATCTGTTATTATTACCGCATTTGTAACCACCGGTTGTAAAAAGAGTGAACCTCTTATGAGCGCCGGTAAGGCGGTGCCCGACGGCAACAAACGTATTGCAGCCATACCTACACGAAGCGAGGCATTACTGGCCATGCAGGTTTACAACAATAATTTTTACAATCAGTACGGAACGTACGGGCCATCATTCAAGGCTTATTATTGGAAAGACCTGAACCATAATGGCCGCATGGACTTTTGGACGCAGGCCGAAGCCATTGAGATGTTTATTGATGCTTACGATGCCAACCCCAGCCAGGACTTTAAGAATAAGATACATTACCTGTACAACGGTATGCGCGACGGTTACGGAACCTACTGGGCCAATAACGAATTTAATGACGATATTATTTGGGGCGCTTTAATGTGCATCCGCGCTTATGCTATTACCAATGATGGTGGTATGCTGGATATGGCTAAAGCTAATTTCGACCTGGTTTGGAACCGCGCCTGGGATACCCAGCTTGGGGGCGGCCTGTGGTGGAAAACAGACAAGCAATCTAAAAACGCTTGCGTAAATGCCCCGGCTGTTATATGTGCCATGAAGATATACCAGGCAACCGGCAATGCCGATTATAAAACCAAGGCTAAAATGATAATGGATTGGATGGTAGGCAAATTCTATATTTCAAATGGTGAAGTCAAAGGCGCTGTTAACGCAGCCAATGTAATTACCGAAGGTACACGCACTTATACCCAAGGCACTTTTATAGGTGCATGCGATGTGTTGCGTAACGAATATCCGTCAGGTAATTATGTAACAATGGCTAATAACGTGATGAACTATACCAAAAACAGCATGTGCAACCCGGCAGGTATACTGCCCGATGAGTATGACACAGGCGATACCCAAGGTTTTAAAGGGATATTCGCGCGCTGGGCATGTATTTATGTAGCATCGGCCGGCTTGCAAGGCACCTACGGCCAATGGCTCGACAATAATGCTACAGCCGCCTGGGCTGCCCGTAATTCAAACGGTTTAATGTGGGGCAAATGGGGTATTCGTACACCTGATACTGGAGTACTTAACTCGTTCGAAACGCACAATGGCGTTTCTATGCTTAACAACGTGTACAGATTCCATTAA
- a CDS encoding DUF1080 domain-containing protein, with the protein MNKLKRMLFNVPVLFCICCPVVVNAQSNSQQNKLPLTDLSAFKPTKSWQIAGDVFMDPEKTGAIRTVKGTGVLANISEDKNKGEDLIAQMQHGDMDLEMDYMMARGSNSGIYLQGLYEVQLADSWGLTDVKAGDNGGIYERWDDTRPEGQQGFDGHAPRQNVTRAPGVWQHIKIAFQAPKFDGSGKKIENARILLVELNGIKIQENVELSGPTRGALSQQEAANGPLRLQGDHGSVAFRNISYTLYNKPRPELLNLAYAVYKGKFDGEPDYKTATPEAKGTSVLLSSNVNTLQNDFLIHYTGDIKVAEPGEYSFNLGVPGGSGVMRVAGNPVVTVKENSGVGKVTLKAGTTPFDLYYSKVVDWARPALGLVVAGPGVREYLISDGNVPSLDMVDPILINVTGKNSLLRCFIDLRNGKRVTHAINVGSSAQVHYTYDADNGMLVQLWRGGFLDATPMWHERGDGSSRATGYALQFGSAKPAINKLSDVNAAWSSDTSGTGFKPIGYKLDEDKKPTFSYSIYSVTVTDATTVLDGGQGIQRTIELQQPAEKLYYRVVAADKIDEMGKGWYMIDDKGYYLHLGDDSGKPVIRNSGAQKELIVPISKKLTYSILF; encoded by the coding sequence ATGAATAAATTAAAACGCATGTTATTCAACGTGCCTGTTTTATTTTGCATTTGCTGCCCGGTGGTAGTGAACGCACAATCAAATAGTCAACAAAATAAGCTACCGCTTACTGATCTTTCTGCCTTTAAGCCCACTAAAAGCTGGCAAATTGCGGGCGATGTATTTATGGATCCTGAAAAAACTGGTGCTATCCGTACCGTTAAAGGTACCGGCGTGCTGGCTAATATTTCTGAAGATAAGAACAAAGGCGAAGATCTGATTGCCCAAATGCAACATGGCGACATGGATCTGGAAATGGATTACATGATGGCACGCGGCTCAAATTCGGGAATTTACCTGCAAGGTTTATATGAAGTTCAACTGGCTGATAGCTGGGGATTGACCGACGTGAAGGCGGGCGATAACGGCGGCATTTACGAGCGCTGGGACGATACTCGTCCCGAAGGCCAGCAGGGTTTTGACGGGCACGCCCCGAGGCAAAATGTTACGCGTGCTCCCGGTGTTTGGCAGCATATTAAAATAGCTTTCCAGGCGCCAAAGTTTGATGGCTCAGGTAAGAAAATTGAAAACGCCCGTATTTTACTGGTTGAACTAAACGGGATCAAGATTCAGGAGAACGTTGAGCTGTCAGGGCCTACCCGCGGTGCGCTTAGTCAGCAGGAAGCGGCTAACGGGCCGTTACGCTTACAGGGCGATCATGGTTCGGTTGCGTTTCGTAATATAAGCTACACACTATATAATAAGCCCCGCCCGGAGTTGCTTAACCTGGCGTATGCAGTTTATAAAGGTAAGTTTGATGGCGAGCCCGATTACAAAACAGCAACTCCCGAAGCTAAAGGTACTTCTGTACTATTATCATCAAATGTAAACACGCTGCAAAACGATTTCCTGATACATTATACCGGTGATATAAAAGTAGCAGAGCCGGGCGAATATAGCTTCAATCTCGGCGTTCCCGGTGGTAGCGGAGTTATGCGTGTAGCCGGCAATCCGGTGGTAACTGTAAAAGAAAATAGCGGAGTTGGCAAGGTGACACTCAAAGCGGGTACAACACCATTTGACTTATATTACTCAAAGGTAGTAGATTGGGCCAGGCCGGCTTTAGGTTTAGTGGTAGCAGGCCCGGGTGTGCGTGAGTATTTAATAAGCGATGGGAATGTACCCTCGTTGGATATGGTTGATCCGATACTGATCAATGTAACCGGTAAAAACTCACTGTTGCGTTGTTTTATTGATCTAAGGAATGGCAAGCGTGTAACCCACGCCATTAACGTAGGCAGCAGCGCCCAGGTGCATTACACTTATGATGCCGATAACGGTATGTTGGTGCAATTATGGCGCGGCGGATTTTTAGATGCCACCCCGATGTGGCACGAACGTGGCGATGGATCATCCCGAGCCACAGGCTACGCGCTACAGTTTGGCAGTGCCAAACCAGCTATCAACAAACTAAGCGATGTTAATGCAGCTTGGAGTAGCGATACTTCAGGAACCGGATTTAAACCTATTGGTTATAAGTTAGATGAAGATAAAAAGCCCACGTTTAGCTATAGCATTTATAGTGTTACAGTAACCGATGCTACCACTGTTTTAGATGGCGGGCAAGGCATTCAACGTACCATTGAATTACAACAGCCGGCAGAGAAACTTTACTATCGCGTTGTAGCTGCCGACAAGATTGATGAGATGGGTAAAGGCTGGTATATGATAGACGACAAAGGTTATTATCTGCATTTGGGTGATGATAGTGGTAAACCGGTTATACGTAATAGCGGAGCGCAAAAAGAGCTGATTGTTCCCATCAGCAAGAAACTAACTTATTCTATTCTATTTTAA
- a CDS encoding DUF1080 domain-containing protein: MKILYTIGAVSLFALSAQAQNAKPEDTEVWLPEPKVVTPAKTPGNAPADAIVLFDGKNLDEWVLLDDSTSTQKWKLADGAMTVDKTKGDLRTKRKFTDYQLHIEYQIPTVIHGTGQGRGNSGIFLAALPWGAGGYELQVLDNYQNKTYVNGQVGSVYKQSIPLANAARKPGVWQTYDVIWTAPRFNADGSLKSPARVTAIHNGVLVQNNYVLKGDTPYIGQPAYKAHGPAPIKLQSHGDPSETISYRNIWVREL, translated from the coding sequence ATGAAAATTCTTTATACAATTGGCGCTGTCAGTTTATTTGCGCTGAGCGCGCAAGCCCAGAATGCTAAACCCGAAGATACAGAGGTATGGTTGCCTGAGCCAAAGGTGGTAACTCCGGCCAAAACGCCGGGTAATGCGCCGGCGGACGCCATTGTATTGTTTGACGGAAAAAATCTTGATGAATGGGTTTTATTAGATGATAGCACATCAACCCAAAAGTGGAAGCTCGCCGATGGTGCCATGACTGTAGATAAAACAAAAGGAGATTTGCGCACCAAGCGGAAATTTACTGACTATCAGCTGCATATTGAATACCAGATACCAACGGTTATACATGGCACCGGGCAGGGCAGGGGTAACAGCGGCATATTTTTAGCGGCGTTGCCCTGGGGCGCAGGTGGTTACGAACTGCAGGTGCTGGACAACTATCAAAATAAAACTTATGTGAACGGGCAGGTGGGTAGTGTCTACAAACAATCCATCCCGCTGGCTAATGCCGCGCGTAAACCGGGTGTGTGGCAAACCTATGACGTGATCTGGACCGCGCCACGGTTTAACGCGGATGGTAGCCTTAAATCGCCTGCGCGGGTTACGGCCATACATAACGGGGTGCTGGTACAAAATAACTATGTTTTAAAAGGGGATACGCCATACATTGGCCAACCGGCTTATAAAGCGCATGGGCCTGCACCAATAAAGCTACAATCGCACGGCGACCCGAGCGAGACTATCAGTTATCGCAATATTTGGGTGAGGGAGTTATAG
- a CDS encoding endo-beta-N-acetylglucosaminidase H — MKTNLVFKNAAVMTAGALMLLISACKKDAAPVVDANKQIPVKRADALGASGPKSVCYVEVNYNDIRNVGNYKLTTGEQLFDIGIIFAANINYNTSTQTAQLYFNPQVTNVLTNRNTYVQPLQDRGIKVLLSILGNHQGAGICNFPNQAAAQAFAQQLANAVNTYNLDGIDFDDEYSDYGVNGTGQPNSSSFVYLVTALRQLLPNKIISFYFYGPAASRLSYNGVTVGSKINYSWNAIYGTYSVPSVPGLSAANLGPAAIDIQATSSATAANLATQTVNNGYGIYLTYNLPNTDVHTYLSSFSNQLYGKATVYDTSLGTGVRFFADANYGGYGTGIIPKGTYTLTQLEKFGFVNDWASSIKIPSGWTVTMYADNNSTGQSWTLTSNNSNFTTLTPNANDVITSVKIQ, encoded by the coding sequence ATGAAAACAAACTTAGTATTTAAAAATGCTGCCGTTATGACGGCCGGAGCGCTTATGCTCTTAATTTCAGCTTGTAAAAAAGACGCCGCACCTGTTGTTGACGCAAACAAACAAATACCCGTTAAAAGAGCAGATGCATTAGGCGCCAGCGGCCCTAAAAGCGTATGTTACGTCGAGGTAAATTATAATGATATACGCAATGTGGGTAATTACAAACTAACTACCGGCGAGCAATTGTTTGATATCGGTATCATCTTCGCGGCTAATATCAACTATAACACATCCACCCAAACGGCGCAGCTTTATTTCAATCCGCAGGTTACCAATGTGCTCACAAATCGCAATACTTATGTACAACCCTTGCAGGATCGGGGTATAAAGGTTTTGCTATCTATCCTGGGCAATCATCAGGGTGCGGGTATATGTAATTTTCCTAACCAGGCAGCCGCACAGGCATTTGCGCAACAACTGGCCAATGCGGTTAATACCTACAATCTGGATGGAATTGATTTTGATGACGAGTATTCAGATTATGGTGTTAACGGAACCGGTCAGCCCAACTCCAGTTCATTTGTTTACCTGGTAACGGCATTGCGGCAATTGTTACCTAACAAAATTATATCCTTTTACTTTTACGGCCCTGCAGCCTCGCGCCTGTCATACAACGGCGTTACCGTTGGTTCAAAAATTAACTATAGCTGGAATGCTATTTATGGAACCTATTCCGTACCATCTGTTCCGGGTTTAAGTGCGGCTAATCTTGGTCCGGCGGCTATTGACATCCAGGCAACCAGTTCGGCAACTGCTGCCAATCTGGCTACGCAAACGGTAAACAATGGTTACGGCATCTACCTTACGTATAATTTACCAAATACCGATGTGCATACTTACCTTTCCAGCTTCTCTAATCAATTGTATGGAAAGGCCACGGTGTATGATACCAGTTTGGGTACCGGCGTACGCTTTTTTGCTGATGCTAATTACGGGGGTTATGGTACCGGTATTATCCCGAAAGGAACATATACACTTACCCAGCTCGAAAAATTTGGCTTTGTGAACGATTGGGCATCATCCATAAAAATACCAAGCGGATGGACGGTGACCATGTATGCCGATAACAATTCAACTGGCCAATCGTGGACGCTGACATCAAACAACTCAAATTTTACTACGCTTACGCCAAATGCTAATGATGTAATTACATCTGTTAAGATTCAATAA